Proteins encoded in a region of the Pangasianodon hypophthalmus isolate fPanHyp1 chromosome 21, fPanHyp1.pri, whole genome shotgun sequence genome:
- the prdm13 gene encoding PR domain zinc finger protein 13, with translation MQAGRTSSIGVFADCSIPAGARLGPVPGIFRLGKCVSDRKEVGVKKKVRLVRGEFVDECGSAVSEWILLIRAARNSQEQNLEAVSDLPGGQIFYRTLREIPVGEELSVWYSEVLAQWFHIPTTATPTHDEKGEERYICWYCWRIFRYPNTLKAHVHFHCALSYARTPISHEHAPRGPPDSANFSRSPKSGDIPSGASTSPFTNKAAAAAGLPRRASQEEQDRALDMSVTSSSRHHHGLVGGSSCVAFQPGTRSAFIPAGLGKMFPPADEATNGDTKADTTLSFGKLSQVSKASRTPVDSAPRGFSLLSHIEETSAFRHVSPGTRYPHIPPGFPFERFSLPPSYNGDCNSVPLVPFTVYNGELLYGSPYYPLKFHLLRYPDSVSSYFGSPALGADVNPTCSPADREMAVHVEKSRGRLEPLPSVTHAHAAVATGANAVTGKPKKGHLCLYCGKLYSRKYGLKIHMRTHTGYKPLKCKVCFRPFGDPSNLNKHVRLHAEGNTPYRCDYCGKVLVRRRDLERHVKSRHPGHQGMKKRSAEEEEHADDHTEEPKSDEDSDVDVCFTDEQSDQESSQK, from the exons gTGCGGCTGGTCAGAGGGGAGTTTGTAGATGAATGCGGTTCTGCAGTTTCAGAGTGGATTTTATTAATCCGAGCAGCGAGgaacagccaagaacagaaccTGGAGGCGGTGTCAGATTTACCTGGCGGACAG ataTTTTACCGCACGCTCAGGGAGATCCCGGTCGGAGAGGAGCTGAGTGTTTGGTACTCTGAGGTTCTGGCTCAGTGGTTCCACATTCCCACTACTGCAACACCGACACACGATgagaaag GTGAAGAGCGCTACATTTGCTGGTACTGCTGGAGAATATTCCGGTATCCAAACACCCTCAAAGCACACGTGCACTTTCACTGTGCACTGAGCTACGCACGAACCCCCATCAGTCACGAGCACGCTCCACGAGGGCCTCCAGACTCCGCCAACTTCAGCCGCTCACCCAAGTCGGGCGATATCCCCAGCGGCGCGAGCACCTCGCCCTTCACCAACAAGGCAGCCGCAGCAGCAGGGTTACCGAGGCGAGCCAGCCAGGAGGAGCAGGACCGGGCACTCGACATGAGCGTGACCTCGTCATCCAGACACCACCACGGCCTGGTCGGCGGGAGCTCCTGCGTGGCGTTTCAGCCTGGCACTCGCTCAGCTTTCATCCCCGCAGGACTTGGCAAAATGTTCCCTCCGGCTGACGAGGCCACGAACGGAGACACAAAAGCAGACACGACACTCAGCTTTGGCAAACTCTCTCAGGTCTCCAAGGCCAGCCGCACTCCTGTCGACTCAGCGCCTCGAGGGTTTTCATTATTATCTCATATCGAGGAGACCTCGGCTTTCAGGCACGTCTCCCCCGGGACTCGCTATCCTCACATTCCGCCCGGTTTCCCGTTTGAGCGCTTCTCGTTACCGCCGTCTTACAACGGAGACTGTAACAGCGTTCCTCTAGTGCCGTTCACTGTTTATAACGGAGAGCTGCTTTACGGCTCGCCCTACTACCCGCTAAAGTTCCACCTCCTCCGCTACCCGGACTCGGTTTCCTCCTACTTCGGTTCTCCAGCGCTCGGGGCAGACGTGAACCCCACGTGCAGCCCGGCAGACAGGGAGATGGCCGTACATGTGGAGAAATCCCGAGGCAGGCTGGAACCCCTGCCCTCTGTGACGCATGCGCATGCTGCAGTGGCGACGGGAGCGAACGCAGTCACGGGCAAACCGAAGAAAGGTCACCTGTGTCTGTACTGCGGGAAGCTCTACTCCCGGAAGTACGGACTAAAGATCCacatgagaacacacacaggctaCAAGCCGCTCAAGTGCAAGGTGTGCTTCCGGCCTTTCGGCGACCCGAGCAACCTCAACAAGCACGTACGCCTGCACGCCGAGGGAAACACGCCTTACCGCTGCGACTACTGCGGAAAAGTGCTGGTGCGCCGGAGAGACCTCGAGCGTCACGTCAAGTCCAGACACCCGGGACACCAGGGCATGAAAAAGAGATCGGCGGAGGAGGAAGAGCACGCTGACGATCACACCGAGGAGCCAAAGAGCGATGAGGACAGTGACGTGGACGTGTGCTTCACAGACGAACAGAGCGACCAGGAGTCCAGCCAAAAATAA